From a region of the Daphnia magna isolate NIES linkage group LG1, ASM2063170v1.1, whole genome shotgun sequence genome:
- the LOC116936516 gene encoding neprilysin-1 translates to MDCFLLKLRALVVVQTLDRCAYPYQKMADKYIILTVYWLRIFSSNVSFLFLCSRFEFLYFAVVFSILRLSHGLPVSSDVDTTAAIELAEAMDATADPCQDFFQYACGGWIKKNSIPTSKSGWSQFDILNQKLTQDLTDILKEKNSLVDPLPVRLARQMYSDCMDNDTTESLGLTPLTNYLDGFGGWPMTLDHWKDSSFNWTKTTASALTTFNLPIIISIFNELDTDNTNASLIYIDQDSLYLPRSVLVNMTGNPTIATAYKKIIVQSAKAIRDWQRSNVTDVEIESQVDAVLKFESQLATITVSDGDRRNSSRMYNPMTLMELQNWTDSLSINNSPNKINWLDYLNAIYSSADIAIPKTERLVIVELDYLKQLVQLLNKTPPRVLANYIHWRIVDALAMFTNQRMADLQFEFAKVSEGISKPISRSHQCVDVVNELMGMALGSVYVQRVFDDQSVEEIKEMIVNLKKSFKSLLSEASWMDSTTKTIAKEKVDAMIELVAYPTWLKNKTALENYYDGIITTSTGSNFYNIQQVHSFLNRNNLANLREKTDRTEWNEKPTIVNAFYSGTTNSITFPAAILQPPFFGKGRSAAINYGAMGSMIGHEITHGFDDEGRQSDKYGNTAQWWSQKTLELYQERATCFINEYSNFTVLNGSKLNGVNTQGENIADNGGVREAFRAYRYYVAANGRAETTKFENLTPEQVFFLAYANSLCGTNTPQMLRTLIEKDPHSPYRYRVIGTLSNNEDFVRAFECGPDTPMNRLNKCVLW, encoded by the exons GTGTTCCAGATTCGAGTTTTTGTACTTTGCTGTCGTGTTTTCCATCCTCCGATTGAGTCACGGTTTACCTGTCTCTTCGGACGTTGACACAACAG CGGCAATCGAACTGGCAGAAGCTATGGATGCGACGGCCGATCCGTGCCAAGATTTTTTCCAATACGCGTGCGGCGGATGGATCAAAAAGAATTCGATCCCAACATCGAAATCGGGCTGGTCGCAATTCGACATTTTGAATCAAAAACTGACTCAGGACTTGACAG ATattttgaaagagaaaaattctCTGGTCGATCCGCTTCCTGTGAGACTTGCCCGTCAAATGTACAGCGACTGCATGGACAACg ATACGACCGAGAGTTTGGGATTAACACCTTTAACTAATTACTTGGACGGGTTTGGTGGCTGGCCGATGACGTTAGATCATTGGAAAGATTCTTCATTTAACTGGACAAAAACGACAGCGTCAGCTCTCACCACTTTCAATTTGCCCATCATAATCAGCATCTTCAACGAGTTGGACACCGATAACACGAATGCGAGTTTGATCTACATCGACCAAGATTCGCTTTATTTGCCTCGTTCAGTTCTCGTCAATATGACGGGCAATCCAACAATAGCGACGGCCTACAAGAAAATAATAGTCCAATCTGCCAAAGCGATTCGAGATTGGCAGCGGAGTAACGTCACCGACGTCGAAATCGAGAGCCAAGTCGACGCTGTTTTGAAATTCGAGTCACAGTTGGCGACG ATCACCGTTTCAGATGGAGATCGTCGCAATAGCAGCCGAATGTACAATCCAATGACGTTGATGGAACTTCAAAATTGGACTGACAGCCTGTCCATAAATAATTCTCCTAATAAA atTAATTGGCTAGATTACCTCAACGCAATTTATTCTTCAGCTGATATCGCTATCCCGAAAACTGAACGACTTGTTATAGTCGAGCTGGATTATTTAAAACAGCTCGTTCAACTGTTGAATAAAACACCGCCTCGAGTGTTAG cAAATTACATCCATTGGCGCATTGTGGATGCTCTGGCCATGTTCACTAACCAGCGCATGGCTGATTTGCAATTTGAATTTGCTAAAGTGAGTGAGGGCATTTCAAAACCCATTTCGAG GTCACACCAATGCGTCGATGTCGTCAACGAGCTCATGGGAATGGCATTGGGTTCAGTTTACGTGCAAAGAGTGTTTGACGATCAATCTGTTGAAGAG ATTAAAGAGATGATtgtcaatttgaaaaaatcgtTTAAATCTCTGCTAAGCGAAGCTTCTTGGATGGATTCGACAACTAAAACaattgcaaaagaaaaagtagaCGCCATGATTGAATTGGTTGCCTACCCCACATGGTTAAAGAACAAAACTGCCTTGGAGAATTACTACGACGGG ATTATTACAACTTCGACGGGTTCCAATTTCTATAATATTCAACAAGTGCACTCTTTTCTTAATCGAAACAATTTGGCCAATCTCCGTGAGAAAACTGATCGCACCGA ATGGAACGAGAAACCAACTATTGTCAACGCTTTCTACTCTGGCACCACCAATTCAatta CTTTTCCGGCTGCCATTCTACAGCCCCCGTTTTTCGGCAAAGGGCGTTCGGC GGCAATTAATTACGGCGCTATGGGTAGCATGATCGGTCACGAAATAACTCACGGCTTCGACGACGAAG GTCGACAGAGTGACAAGTACGGCAACACGGCTCAGTGGTGGTCGCAGAAAACACTGGAACTGTATCAAGAACGGGCCACGTGCTTTATTAACGAATACTCCAACTTCACCGTCTTGAACGGCTCAAAA TTGAACGGGGTCAATACCCAGGGCGAGAACATTGCGGATAATGGCGGAGTGAGGGAAGCCTTTAGAGCTTACCGTTACTACGTAGCAGCCAATGGCCGGGCTGAAACGACCAAATTCGAAAACTTGACGCCAGAGCAAGTTTTCTTTCTGGCTTACGCCAATAGTTTATGTGGAACTAATACTCCTCAAATGCTGAGGACTCTTATTGAAAAGGATCCTCACAGCCCTTATCGCTATCGCGTCATAGGAACTTTGTCCAATAACGAAGACTTTGTCAGGGCATTCGAGTGTGGTCCAGACACGCCGATGAATCGGTTAAATAAATGCGTTCTATGGTAG